In one window of Temnothorax longispinosus isolate EJ_2023e chromosome 11, Tlon_JGU_v1, whole genome shotgun sequence DNA:
- the LOC139822445 gene encoding cytochrome b5-related protein-like isoform X2 — protein sequence MSKTSTVPGLAYLPARNMTAATAAGFLEARRKIDGAEGLWRIGNKLYDLETFAKSHPGGAEWIRLTKGTDITELFESHHITDKAERLLPKFYVREATCPRSVPLTFLPDGFYRTFKRRAAEALKNVNFHKPSTTTNLITDSLATATFALSLTAALVNSYAITVLASVFLTWTTVAAHNYSHMRDNFRMYYFDLSMVSSKDWRITHVMSHHMYTNTIWDYEIYVLEPFLQWMPRKDKSYLAGMISRIISPIVWMLLFVSEGLKRYYAVFKVYGVFEFRDLVPLVLPLSMCFMAPKILVALKLWLIMVLISSALFGLIGFSAAHHHPNIFHDGDTYRNDLDWGLLEMDAVRDREVIDDSTFLALTNFGSHSLHHLLPTVDHHYLQLCVPVFLQTCEEFRISSDKWTQWELMKGQFRQLTRTDAKKNHR from the exons ATGTCGAAAACTAGCACGGTACCCGGCTTAGCTTACCTGCCAGCGAGAAATATGACGGCAGCAACTGCGGCGGGTTTTCTCGAGGCTAGGAGAAAAATCGACGGTGCGGAAGGATTGTGGAGAATTGGAAATAAGCTTTACGATTTGGAAACCTTCGCGAAATCGCATCCAGGTGGAGCTGAATGGATTCGGCTCACGAAAGGGACCGATATCACCGAATTATTCGAG AGTCACCACATTACTGACAAAGCCGAACGACTGCTGCCAAAATTCTACGTCCGTGAAGCCACGTGTCCGCGATCGGTGCCCCTGACCTTTCTCCCGGACGGCTTCTATCGCACATTCAAGAGACGGGCGGCCGAGGCTTTGAAAAACGTCAATTTCCATAAACCGTCCACGACGACGAATCTCATCACCGATTCCTTGGCGACTGCGACTTTCGCGCTGAGTCTCACGGCCGCTCTCGTCAACTCTTACGCCATTACCGTCCTAGCCA GCGTTTTTCTGACATGGACGACCGTCGCGGCACACAATTACTCCCACATGAGAGACAATTTTCGTATGTATTACTTCGATCTGAGCATGGTATCCTCGAAAGATTGGCGCATCACGCACGTGATGAGCCACCACATGTATACCAACACCATATGGGATTACGAGATCTACGTGTTAGAGCCATTTTTGCAGTGGATGCCTCGTAAGGATAAATCCTACTTAGCGGGAATGATAAGCAGGATTATAAGTCCCATCGTCTGGATGTTGCTGTTCGTTTCTGAAGGCTTGAAACg atATTACGCGGTATTCAAGGTGTACGGGGTCTTCGAGTTTCGCGATCTCGTGCCGCTCGTGCTACCCCTATCGATGTGTTTTATGGCACCTAAGATTCTCGTGGCTCTCAAGTTGTGGCTGATAATGGTGCTAATTAGTAGCGCCCTGTTCGGTCTAATTGGCTTCAGTGCGGCTCATCATCACCCTAATATTTTCCACGACGGCGATACCTACAG GAATGATCTGGACTGGGGTCTGCTCGAGATGGACGCCGTGCGCGATCGCGAGGTGATCGACGACTCGACTTTCCTAGCGCTCACCAACTTCGGCTCACACTCATTACACCATCTGCTGCCCACCGTGGACCATCACTATTTGCAATTATGCGTGCCTGTTTTTCTGCAAACGTGCGAGGAATTCCGCATCAGCTCGGACAAGTGGACGCAGTGGGAGCTTATGAAAGGACAATTCAGGCAGCTTACGCGAACTGATGCTAAGAAGAATCACAGGTAG
- the LOC139822445 gene encoding cytochrome b5-related protein-like isoform X1 — translation MLHTTSCSTSFGPFDEVKKTFNMSKTSTVPGLAYLPARNMTAATAAGFLEARRKIDGAEGLWRIGNKLYDLETFAKSHPGGAEWIRLTKGTDITELFESHHITDKAERLLPKFYVREATCPRSVPLTFLPDGFYRTFKRRAAEALKNVNFHKPSTTTNLITDSLATATFALSLTAALVNSYAITVLASVFLTWTTVAAHNYSHMRDNFRMYYFDLSMVSSKDWRITHVMSHHMYTNTIWDYEIYVLEPFLQWMPRKDKSYLAGMISRIISPIVWMLLFVSEGLKRYYAVFKVYGVFEFRDLVPLVLPLSMCFMAPKILVALKLWLIMVLISSALFGLIGFSAAHHHPNIFHDGDTYRNDLDWGLLEMDAVRDREVIDDSTFLALTNFGSHSLHHLLPTVDHHYLQLCVPVFLQTCEEFRISSDKWTQWELMKGQFRQLTRTDAKKNHR, via the exons ATGTTACACACAACGTCTTGTTCCACGTCTTTCGGGCCATTTG acGAGGTCAAGAAAACTTTTAACATGTCGAAAACTAGCACGGTACCCGGCTTAGCTTACCTGCCAGCGAGAAATATGACGGCAGCAACTGCGGCGGGTTTTCTCGAGGCTAGGAGAAAAATCGACGGTGCGGAAGGATTGTGGAGAATTGGAAATAAGCTTTACGATTTGGAAACCTTCGCGAAATCGCATCCAGGTGGAGCTGAATGGATTCGGCTCACGAAAGGGACCGATATCACCGAATTATTCGAG AGTCACCACATTACTGACAAAGCCGAACGACTGCTGCCAAAATTCTACGTCCGTGAAGCCACGTGTCCGCGATCGGTGCCCCTGACCTTTCTCCCGGACGGCTTCTATCGCACATTCAAGAGACGGGCGGCCGAGGCTTTGAAAAACGTCAATTTCCATAAACCGTCCACGACGACGAATCTCATCACCGATTCCTTGGCGACTGCGACTTTCGCGCTGAGTCTCACGGCCGCTCTCGTCAACTCTTACGCCATTACCGTCCTAGCCA GCGTTTTTCTGACATGGACGACCGTCGCGGCACACAATTACTCCCACATGAGAGACAATTTTCGTATGTATTACTTCGATCTGAGCATGGTATCCTCGAAAGATTGGCGCATCACGCACGTGATGAGCCACCACATGTATACCAACACCATATGGGATTACGAGATCTACGTGTTAGAGCCATTTTTGCAGTGGATGCCTCGTAAGGATAAATCCTACTTAGCGGGAATGATAAGCAGGATTATAAGTCCCATCGTCTGGATGTTGCTGTTCGTTTCTGAAGGCTTGAAACg atATTACGCGGTATTCAAGGTGTACGGGGTCTTCGAGTTTCGCGATCTCGTGCCGCTCGTGCTACCCCTATCGATGTGTTTTATGGCACCTAAGATTCTCGTGGCTCTCAAGTTGTGGCTGATAATGGTGCTAATTAGTAGCGCCCTGTTCGGTCTAATTGGCTTCAGTGCGGCTCATCATCACCCTAATATTTTCCACGACGGCGATACCTACAG GAATGATCTGGACTGGGGTCTGCTCGAGATGGACGCCGTGCGCGATCGCGAGGTGATCGACGACTCGACTTTCCTAGCGCTCACCAACTTCGGCTCACACTCATTACACCATCTGCTGCCCACCGTGGACCATCACTATTTGCAATTATGCGTGCCTGTTTTTCTGCAAACGTGCGAGGAATTCCGCATCAGCTCGGACAAGTGGACGCAGTGGGAGCTTATGAAAGGACAATTCAGGCAGCTTACGCGAACTGATGCTAAGAAGAATCACAGGTAG